The DNA sequence GGTCAGCAGCACGATGCGGCCGGTGGGCTCGGAGGACACGTCGTCAGTCACCCTCCGAACCTACCTCCCCGGCACGACCGCTCAGGCGCCGGCCGGGGGCTGCTCGGGCCGGGTGACCTGGGTGATCCACGGGGTGGAGTGCTCGCCGAGGGTGACCCGCTGGGGGTCCCAGACGCCGTAGCGCGGGTTGACCTCGATGCCGAGCCCGGCCGCGGCCTTCGCGGCGGGCTCGGCGAGCTTGCCCTCGCCGAACTTGGCGTTCAGCTTCTCGAAGAGCACCTGGTCCCGGACCCAGCGCTCGATCTGGTCGGGGGCGACGGCGGCCTTCTGCAAGATCGCCTCCTCGAACGCCGCGGCCCCGCGGTTGCCCTCGTCGTAGGCCTTGCGGGCCTCCTGGAGCTCCTTGGGGGTGACGGTGATCCCGGCGTCCTTCGCCATCCGGTCCAGGATCCGGCTCTGCAGCATGGTGCTGAGCTTGACCCGGTCGAGCTGCGGGACGGCCGCGATGAGCTCGGCCGCGTGTTCGGAGCGGTTCTGTGCGGTGCGGACGTCGTTCACCTGGGCCTGGAGCGCGGAGGTGGTGATCCGTTCGCCGCCGATCACGGCCGCGGTGCCGGGGCGGGCTTCGCCCGAGCACGCGGACAGCAGAGGGGC is a window from the Streptomyces sp. NBC_01244 genome containing:
- a CDS encoding SurA N-terminal domain-containing protein; translated protein: MHRRTALSVSAALLLAAPLLSACSGEARPGTAAVIGGERITTSALQAQVNDVRTAQNRSEHAAELIAAVPQLDRVKLSTMLQSRILDRMAKDAGITVTPKELQEARKAYDEGNRGAAAFEEAILQKAAVAPDQIERWVRDQVLFEKLNAKFGEGKLAEPAAKAAAGLGIEVNPRYGVWDPQRVTLGEHSTPWITQVTRPEQPPAGA